DNA from Microvirga ossetica:
GACCCTATGACAGTTGCCTTGGCTCCGTACCAAGCGAGCCTTGACTCTCAAGTCTAACGCTAGGACCTCCAGCACAAATTCCAGTGGCAGCTTGTCGGATGCTGCAAATGCAATCTTGGCTCCGCTGGCGGAGATGTCCTGCACAGTGCATTCGAGAGCTGCGGATTGGTCGCCGAACACCGCTTGTGCGCTGAGGTTTGACGACCGCCTATGGTGCCCGCGTTGCTCATTTCGCTTAGTCACAGCTTGTCTCGCTTTGTCCGCAGTTCAACGGAGCCTTTAGCCCACCGCGATAGCCGCCGCCGCTGCGAGAATGCCAATCGCAAAAATCAATCCTACCCATCTGAGGACACGGGCAAGGCCATCGTTCCTCGGATCAACTTCCTGAATCTCAACGGGATCGTCATCAACTTCCATCGTCACATCGGCTGCACTGAATGGTTCGGGATGAAGACAGCTCTCTTAATGCAAAGAGCACTTCTTCACGGGCAAAGGCTCCAGGGGGACCACCCAAACCACTTCGCCGGCGCTGTTATGGATCTCCATTTCCCACCTTTGCCAAACTTCAGACGGCAACGAGGCCTCAGCCCGGAGTTCCTTGATCGCCTTGTTGGCAAAGGCGACAGCGGAATTGATGTCTTCCAACTGGCAACCTTCACTGTCGTGAATGAAATGGCTCCCATTGGTAAGGTTGAAGTAGAAACGGGACGACATGGAAGGATCGATGTCCTTAGTTCAGTCTTACATTTCCAGTCAGGCGAAAGTCTTGAACAGGATACAGTTGCAGCTACCGATTGCTTGACTGATATACTGTCGTTGCGGGCCGTCTAGTTATCGGCTTTATAGGTAAGAAAATCTCACCCGGATCGGCTGGGACGGTACGAGTGCTCGGCTAATTCAACACGACGCAGGGTCAGAGACGATGGAGAGGCTTTTCTCGACGGCGCAGGTTCATCCGCGCGACCGATTTGACTACTGGCACAATGTCGCGTGCAAGAACCTGATCATTCATGACGCCACGCCTGAATGCCGCCCTACCTTCCAGGCTGAACTGCATGCCGGTGCCTTGGCCGACCTGGGCCTGGTTCTCTTCAAGACCGCGCCGATGAGGGTTTCGCATACACGGTATCACTGTGCTCGGATGCAGAGCGATGAGGCTTTTGTCTGCCGCTTGATCTCGGGCCAGCTCGTGTTGGAGCAGGCGGGTCGCGAGGTTGTCATGGAGGCAGGCGACATGGCGCTGCTCGACCCTCTCTTGCCCTATGAGGGCAAGTTCTCGGCAGGTGTGAAGCTGCTGGTTCTCAAGGCACCCCGACGTTCCATGGAGGCCCGTGTCGGCAGAATCACCGACATGGTCACCCGGACCATGAAACCCGCGGAGGCGGAGCACGGCTTGGCCTCCGCATTTCTGGCCATGCTGCCGGATTACGCCGGTCAGTTGGGCACGGTCGCAATAGAGACGGTCAAAAATCAGACGCTTGATCTCGTGGCCATCTCTCTGGCGAAGACGCAGGAGGGGCCGAGGCCGTATCTTTCGTCGGCCAAGGCATCGGCCCTGATAAACGTGCGTGCCGCCATAGAGGCGCGTCTCGCCGATCCCCGGCTCGATGCCGAGATGGTTGCCACTGCGGCCGGCGTGAGCGTACGGTACGCGAACGCGCTGCTTGCCCAAGAAGGCACGTCGATTGCCCGTCTTGTCCAATCCCGACGGCTGGACCGCTGCCACAAGGCCCTGAAGGACCCGCTTCAGGCTCATCGAACCGTGACTGAGATCGCATCGAGCTGGGGCTTCTCGGACATGACCCATTTCGGCCGCCGTTTCAAAGCGGCTTACGGTGTTCTTCCAAGTGAACTCCGCAGGCTCTCGAAGCAAAATTGATTCTTTTGCAAGCTGGTGATGCGCCCCCAACGAGGCCGGCAGGCCGTACTGTGATAGGGTTGCTGTCACGGTCTCCCGAAGTCTGGCGGGTTGCCCGGCTCCCATCCCACGCCATCTAGCTTGGGGGCCCCTGGAGGTGTCGCACCGAAGTGGCTTTGGAGCCACCTCTTCCTAGTCCCTGACGGAGGCGATCTTGTCGCCTGACTGGATCTCGGCGCTGGCCAATCTCATGACAGGCCTAGCGGCCGTCGTCGCCGGCTGGGCCGGCGTCCGCGGGCTCAATGCCTGGCGGACCGAGATGGTCGGCCGCCGCAAGACTGAGCTCGCCGAGGAGGTGCTAGCCGGGTTCTACCGGGTCAGGGACATCCTAACATGGGCGCGCTTTCCCGCTTCGGATGACTACCACGATGGGGAGGATGATCACCCTGGAGGGGGACCGGTGGACGAAGAGCTTGAACGGGGCGAGATCTTCACGCCCGTTGACCGCCTGACCAAGGAGAGCCAGGTGTTTTCCGAGCTCCAAGCGAGTCGGTACCGCTTCATGGCCTATTTCGGGGAGGAGGCCGCCCGGCCCTTCGAGGAGATCCGGGCCATTCACAGCGAGGTCATCGACTCAGCCCACAACCTGATCCGCACCTACGGCCAAGAGCAGACAGGCTCGGCGGAAGCGAGGCGCAACCAATGGGAAGCGGCGATTGGCTGGGGCGAAGGGGACGGTGACATTCTCAGGAGGCGGCTCGATCTGGCGGTGAAGGCCATCGAGCAGACTTGCCGTCCCCTGATCGAGGAGCGCCATAAAACGCGCCGCAATGGTCTCATGTGAGGCCTTTGGACATATTCACAACGGCCCGGCAATTGTGCCTGTGCGATCAGCTGGGGCAAGCTGGCGTTCATCGGCCTCGCGCTCTCCGCTCCCTTGTCGTAGGCGGCGGCACAGATGAATTTGAGAGAACGGTGTGGATCTGAGCTACCGCCGCCGCTCCCTCACCAATCGCGGCGCCGACGCGCTTAACCGACCCCGCCCGAACATCACCGACCGCAAACACATTGGCGACTTCCGCTTCCAGCGGAAGGGGGCGTCTTGAACCGCTTTTTTCCTTCGTGCCGGGGGCCGTGAGAGCCGCACCTGTCCGAACGAAGCCTTTGGCGTCCAGGCCCACGCCGCAGTCCTTGAGCCAGCCCGTTGCCGGATCTGCGCCGATGAAGATGAAAACGTTGCGGATGGGCTTCTCCGTCTCCCCTCCGGTGACGCGGTTGCGCCACTGGACGCGCTCAAGCTGCCCCTCCGGCGAACCCGAGAGGGCGGTGATCTCGGTTTCGGTCAGCACTTCGATGTTGTCCGCAGCCGCAATCCTGTCGATCAGGTATTGCGACATGCTCTCGGCGAGACTGGGGCCTCGGACCAACATCCACACCTTCGCGGCAAAGTCCCTCAGAAACACCGCCGCTTGCCCGGCAGAGTTGCCGCCGCCCACAAGGGCAACCTCTTCGTTCCGGCACAGGCGCGCTTCGATGGGCGAGGCCCAGTACCACACGCCGCGTCCCTCGAACTCCCGTAGGCGAGGAATGTCAGGCCGCCGGTAGCGGGCGCCCGAGGCCACAACCACCGTGGAGCCTTTGACCCGCCGGCCGTCAGCGAGTTGAATCCCATATGGCATTTGCGAGCAATCGAGGCCGACGGCTTCGGCCGGGATCACCATCTCGGCGCCAAATTTCTGCGCCTGGACGAAAGCGCGCGCCGTAAGCTCCCGGCCGGGGATGCCGGTGGGAAACCCCAGATAGTTCTCGATCCGGGCGCTCTCACCGGCTTGGCCGCCAAAAGCAACCGCATCCAGGACGATGACCGACAACCCCTCCGACGCGGCGTAAACTGCCGTCGAGAGACCAGCGGGCCCCGCTCCGACGATCGCAACGTCATAGGCTCGATCTGGCTCATCGACGGGCACCATGCCGAGCGCCTGCGCCAGAGCGCGCTCGGTCGGGTTCTTGAGAATTGTCCCCTTGGGACAGACGGCGAGGGGGAGATCCTTCGGGTCCGGCGCATAGCGCTCGACGAGGGTCGCCGCATCCCGGTCGCGGGCGGGATCGAGCACCTGGCATGGATAGCCATTGCGGGCCATGAAGCCTTGCAGACGGACCACGTCGGGATGGGTTTCGGGACCGATCAGGACCGGGCCGCCTGCGCCCGTCTCGATCAGCACGACGCGCCTGAGAATGAGCGCCCGCATGATCCTGTCGCCCAATGCGGGTTCGGCGATCATCAAGGCCCGCAGGTTTTCGGGCGGAATGAGCAGCGCCTCCACACCGTCGATGGCATGAGCATCGACGAGCGCTGGCCGGCCTGACAACTGCCCCACCTCGGCGACAAAGTCGCCGGGTCCCAGCTCGACGATGGGTGACAGACGCCCCCATGGGTCACGTCGGGTGACGCTGACCGAGCCGGTGATGAGGACAAACATACCCGGAGCAACATCGCCAGTGACAAAGAGCGGCTCACCTGTCACATGACGTCGGACCTCACCGAAGCGACGCAGGCGGTCGATGTCCGCAGTCCGAAATTTCGGAAACATCTGCTCATCGCGGGGATCAATGGCTGCCATGGGACACCTTGCTTTTCACGGTATGAGATGATCGGGCCGGGTGGCGGCACTGAAATTCAGGAGCTGCTCCGGCCTAGTCGGCAGTCCCTTGGGCCTGATCCTGCTCGGCGGCATCCTTCCTGTCCTGGTCGCGCACGAGCCAATGGACCGAGCCGAGTGCCAGGATAGCCGCGGCCAGCCCGAGGATGGTAAGCGGGTCGGTCTTGCTCGCATCCAGGATGATGAACTTGCGCACCAGCGCCAGCAGGGCGATCAGCACTACTGTGCGCACCTGCACGATGCTTTCCTTGCGGTGAAGGACGCCGATGATCGAATGGTTGAACTCAAGGGCGATCAGCACCGTGAAGATCATGCCGAAGACCGCCTGGAACACACCCGTCTCCGCCGGGTCGAGCAGTCCAGACAGCACCAGCATGAGGATGCGGAAGCTCAGGTGGATCACTGCGGCTGCGATCACCAGCCCGATGAGGCCGGTCAGCACCAGCGAGACGACCTGCTCGAAACGCTCGTAGGTGCTCAGGCCGGGCCAGGCCTCGCGGGTCTCGCGCAGGGCGTGGCCAGCTCGCATCGTGGAGCGGGGGTTGTCTCGCTCGGCCCGGGGGTGGCCCCCCTCGTCGGATGGCTGCCTCATGTGTGATCCTCTGGCTTCAGCTGCTGGCGCCGCCCGGTGTGCTGTCCGGTGCGCCACCTTGTCCGCCTCGGCTGCCTCCATCACCGGTGCCGCCTGACGCGCCCTGACCGCCCTGAGAAGCCTGGCCACCTGAGCTGCGGCCCTGCACCTGGATGCGGCGGGAGCGCTCCTGTTGCCCGGTCTTCGGCACGGTCACGGTGAGCACGCCGTTCTCGAAGCTTGCCTGCACCCGATCCGGATCCACTGGGAAGGGCAACCGCCCGCGGCGGCCTTGGTGGCGTGCATGGCGTCGTGGACGCGGTCCTTCTTCTCGGCCTTGACCAGGCACACCACACCGCGGTCGTAGAGCGGGCGGAAGGTCATGATGCGGCTCCGCATCGCCGTAGATCTCCGCCGTGTCGATGTGGGTCATGCCGAGATCGATGGCCGCGGCGCTGGGCAGCAATGGCGAGGGCCCGATCGCCCTCGTCGATGTCCCACGTTCCCTGGCCGATGACGGGAACCGGGCGCTTCCCCCGGTCCGAATGGATGGTGTCGCATGGGCCTCCAGGTGGGTTGCCGCTGTCGTGCCGTTGTAGACTAGGAAAGGCTGCGAATGGTACACTGATCCGCATCAGCCCGATCGCGGATCGCCATTGCGAAAAGCCGTGATCGGCAATGCGTGTTCCGGGGCCTGCGCGCGATGTGGCCAGCCTGACCTGGATCAGGGCGTCCGGAATTCTGCGAGCCTATCGATCACGGACGAGCATGTCGCAGCATTTGCCCGCCGATACTGCAGATCGCGCCGCCTCTTGCTCGCACGGAAACTGCAGGAGAGGGACGAAGACCATGCCGCTTTATGGATATCTCTGTGACGCATGCGGGCCGTTCACGGTGTTGCGGCCGATGGCGGAATTCAGCGACTCGTCCCCGTGTCCGATCTGCGGCGCTGCGGCACCGCGCGCGATCCTGAAGGCACCGACGATCGCCGGCACCGCTTCCGTCCAGAACCGCACCTTCGTCGCGGATGACCCCGGACGCAGACTGATGCGCCACCCCGCAGGCTGCGCGTGCTGCCTCGGACGGTAACGGTTGCAGTCCAGCAGCCTAAAAATGGGCCGACTCAACAATGGGGCCATTTATTGGATGAATCCGTCGCGGCTCTAACACAGAGTACTGCCGCTATGAAGCTTTCGGCACGCTGCCGTGCGGATCGATGACGTACTTCACCGGCGCGCCCTGATCGAACTCCTGATAGGCCTCGACTGCCTGATCGAGGGAGATGAACTGGGTGTTCAGGAGTGGGGTCAGGTATGGCATCCGGTCATTCAGGATCGCCATCATCAGTTCGCGATGATAGTGCATCACGGGGCACTGGCCAGCCGTCAGGTGAGGCGACTTGATCCACGCTTGGCCGAACGCGATGGGATATTTGCCCTGCTTCTCCTCCTCATTCCGGGCCTGGGAGTCGCCATACGTATAGATGCCCGGAATGCCCATGGCGCCGTTGGCGCGCACTACTTGGAAGAGCGTGTTGAGAACCGCGGTCGGGTCCTCGGGAGCATTGGGGCCGTAGCCGTGGCATTCCCAGCCCACCGCATCGACGCCGGCATCAACCTCCCGCTCCCCGAGAATCGCTTCGATCTGGTCCGCTACGGGTTCGGGTTTCGACGTGTCGACGGTCTCGTAGCCGGCGTTCTTCACCAGCGCGAGGCGCTCCTTGTTGTTGTCGCCGACGATGATCACTGCCGCCCCAAGCAGCTGGGCTGAAGCAGCAGCGCAGCGGCCGACTGGGCCCGCACCGGCGATATAGACCGTGTACCCTGGCCTGACGCCTGCAGTGAAACAGCCGTGAAAGCCAGTCGGCAGGATGTCGGAGAGAAGCGTCAGATCCCTGATCTTCTCCATCGCCTGGTCCTTGTCGGGGAACGGCAGGAGCTGGAAGTCAGCCCATGGGACCATCATGAAATCGGCCTGGCCGCCCTGCCAGCCGCCGAGATTGAAGCCATAGGCTCCGCAGTCCACCTCGTCGTTCGCATTCATGCAGGTGTCGGTGTGGCCGTTCTTGCAGTTGCGGCACTTCCCGCAGGCGACATTGAACGGGACCGATACGATGTCGCCCTTCTTGATGAACTCCACATGAGAGCCGACCTCGACGACTTCGCCGGTGTTCTCGTGCCCGAGGATCATGCCGCTGGGAGCCGGGAAACGCCCGCGATAGATGTGGAGATCGCTGCCGCAGATGTTGGTCGTGATGAGCTTGAGAATGACGCCGTGATCACATTTCTGCCCCTTGGGGCCGACCAGTTTCGGATAATCGTAGCTTTTCACCTCGAGCTTGCGAGGCGCGATATATGTGACCGCTCGATTGCCTGCCATTACATGATCTCCTGTCATGCGATCCCGTCGCCAAAGGTGATCCCCGCACGCAATACTGCTCTTGGTGCCGATCCGATCGTATTGGGTCAGCTTCAGACCTATTGCCGGGCTCGGCCCCGGCGCCTCCTACTCGGCAGCCGTGCGTCCCCTGCTGCCCGTTCCGCGCTGTGCTTTCCGCTCGACTTCGACGGCGCTGCGAGGCTCTTCCTTTGTGCCGCCCTCAGCCGGCTCCGCAGCTTGCGCTTCTGCGGGTTGCGGCTCCAGCACTACCCTCTGTTGGTCTCCGTCCCAGCGCGCGAGTACCCGGTCACCTTCCTGAACCTCGTTTGCCAGCATCGCGCGGGCAAGCTGGGTCTCCAGCTCGGAGCGAATGAGGCGCCGCAGCTCGCGGGCTCCGAACTCCGGCCGGAAGCCGGCGGCCGCCAGGTGGTCGACAAGGCTGCCGTCGATGTCAAGCTCGACGCCTTGGCCATGGGCGGTGCGTTTCACCCGCTCGAGCTGGAGGTCGACGATGGAACGGATCTCGCTGCGCGCCAGGGCATGGAAGACGATGATCTCGTCGATGCGATTGATGAATTCCGGCCTGAAATGGCCGCGCAGCACGTCCATCAGCTCGCGCTTGAGACGGGCCTGATCGTCTTCGGCCGTGCCGCGCAGGTTGAGATGGCGCTGAATGATATCAGAGCCGAGATTGCTCGTCGCAATGATGACGGTGTTGGTGAAATCGACCACGCGGCCCTTGCCGTCGGTGAGTCGCCCGTCGTCGAACACCTGCAACAGCACGTTGTAGACATCCGGGTGGGCCTTTTCGATCTCATC
Protein-coding regions in this window:
- a CDS encoding PilZ domain-containing protein; its protein translation is MTKRNEQRGHHRRSSNLSAQAVFGDQSAALECTVQDISASGAKIAFAASDKLPLEFVLEVLALDLRVKARLVRSQGNCHRVEFHWAQKQGGCEDAGTRFGFIQAIWSNRPSGGKHNLVRQTIGGICAQTRPSS
- a CDS encoding helix-turn-helix domain-containing protein gives rise to the protein MERLFSTAQVHPRDRFDYWHNVACKNLIIHDATPECRPTFQAELHAGALADLGLVLFKTAPMRVSHTRYHCARMQSDEAFVCRLISGQLVLEQAGREVVMEAGDMALLDPLLPYEGKFSAGVKLLVLKAPRRSMEARVGRITDMVTRTMKPAEAEHGLASAFLAMLPDYAGQLGTVAIETVKNQTLDLVAISLAKTQEGPRPYLSSAKASALINVRAAIEARLADPRLDAEMVATAAGVSVRYANALLAQEGTSIARLVQSRRLDRCHKALKDPLQAHRTVTEIASSWGFSDMTHFGRRFKAAYGVLPSELRRLSKQN
- a CDS encoding FAD-dependent oxidoreductase yields the protein MAAIDPRDEQMFPKFRTADIDRLRRFGEVRRHVTGEPLFVTGDVAPGMFVLITGSVSVTRRDPWGRLSPIVELGPGDFVAEVGQLSGRPALVDAHAIDGVEALLIPPENLRALMIAEPALGDRIMRALILRRVVLIETGAGGPVLIGPETHPDVVRLQGFMARNGYPCQVLDPARDRDAATLVERYAPDPKDLPLAVCPKGTILKNPTERALAQALGMVPVDEPDRAYDVAIVGAGPAGLSTAVYAASEGLSVIVLDAVAFGGQAGESARIENYLGFPTGIPGRELTARAFVQAQKFGAEMVIPAEAVGLDCSQMPYGIQLADGRRVKGSTVVVASGARYRRPDIPRLREFEGRGVWYWASPIEARLCRNEEVALVGGGNSAGQAAVFLRDFAAKVWMLVRGPSLAESMSQYLIDRIAAADNIEVLTETEITALSGSPEGQLERVQWRNRVTGGETEKPIRNVFIFIGADPATGWLKDCGVGLDAKGFVRTGAALTAPGTKEKSGSRRPLPLEAEVANVFAVGDVRAGSVKRVGAAIGEGAAAVAQIHTVLSNSSVPPPTTRERRARGR
- a CDS encoding phosphate-starvation-inducible PsiE family protein, whose amino-acid sequence is MRAGHALRETREAWPGLSTYERFEQVVSLVLTGLIGLVIAAAVIHLSFRILMLVLSGLLDPAETGVFQAVFGMIFTVLIALEFNHSIIGVLHRKESIVQVRTVVLIALLALVRKFIILDASKTDPLTILGLAAAILALGSVHWLVRDQDRKDAAEQDQAQGTAD
- a CDS encoding Hsp20/alpha crystallin family protein, whose amino-acid sequence is MPGQGREEGPRPRRHARHQGRRGRLPFPVDPDRVQASFENGVLTVTVPKTGQQERSRRIQVQGRSSGGQASQGGQGASGGTGDGGSRGGQGGAPDSTPGGASS
- a CDS encoding FmdB family zinc ribbon protein; the protein is MPLYGYLCDACGPFTVLRPMAEFSDSSPCPICGAAAPRAILKAPTIAGTASVQNRTFVADDPGRRLMRHPAGCACCLGR
- a CDS encoding glutathione-independent formaldehyde dehydrogenase, with product MAGNRAVTYIAPRKLEVKSYDYPKLVGPKGQKCDHGVILKLITTNICGSDLHIYRGRFPAPSGMILGHENTGEVVEVGSHVEFIKKGDIVSVPFNVACGKCRNCKNGHTDTCMNANDEVDCGAYGFNLGGWQGGQADFMMVPWADFQLLPFPDKDQAMEKIRDLTLLSDILPTGFHGCFTAGVRPGYTVYIAGAGPVGRCAAASAQLLGAAVIIVGDNNKERLALVKNAGYETVDTSKPEPVADQIEAILGEREVDAGVDAVGWECHGYGPNAPEDPTAVLNTLFQVVRANGAMGIPGIYTYGDSQARNEEEKQGKYPIAFGQAWIKSPHLTAGQCPVMHYHRELMMAILNDRMPYLTPLLNTQFISLDQAVEAYQEFDQGAPVKYVIDPHGSVPKAS